From Camelina sativa cultivar DH55 chromosome 20, Cs, whole genome shotgun sequence, the proteins below share one genomic window:
- the LOC104770116 gene encoding uncharacterized protein LOC104770116 isoform X1 produces the protein MTVFYRCSICNFCLDTMCTQTKPPLTIENPKGHHHSLALFPRPLLVPCDACGLVNASEASYACFQCNYMVHQHCVDLPRVIKITRHPHRLSYSPYLPPPKSLCRVCYKTVDIKYGQYSCKDEDCSYVVHTKCATHVMTWDGKELEWEPEETGEIEDISPFKKVGDGLIEHFSHVHHLNLEKYDSVRDARKQCEACVLPIHLHDFYNCMQCDFFLHVVCASLPKKVDHALHNHSIILDPLPNDGKLQCSACSRLSTGFKYKCDKKDCQINWFKIDVCCFLVPEYSTNKVHEHPIFIAPFNYDYEPFRCNGCKRGLTKNRLQCSTLCEFSICYECATIPNELHYKYDKHPLTLCYGEDTDDKYWCEECEKEVKPTEWFYTCNKCCITIHLPCLFGWYVYMKPGSTFKYNYRDMAEVLGNKSSTRPICSGCEDRCRGSTYFKVDVRTLCSWCLLKSR, from the coding sequence ATGACAGTTTTCTATCGGTGTTCtatttgtaacttttgtttggaTACCATGTGcacacaaaccaaaccacctCTTACTATTGAAAACCCAAAAGGCCATCACCATTCACTCGCCCTTTTCCCCCGTCCACTATTAGTTCCTTGTGATGCTTGTGGATTGGTCAATGCTTCGGAAGCAAGTTATGCTTGTTTCCAATGTAATTATATGGTCCATCAACATTGTGTTGATTTACCACGCGTCATAAAGATCACGCGCCATCCTCACCGTCTCTCTTATTCTCCTTACCTTCCACCCCCAAAGTCATTATGTCGGGTTTGCTACAAGACCGTCGACATTAAATATGGTCAGTATTCTTGTAAAGACGAGGATTGCTCTTACGTAGTCCATACGAAATGTGCAACACATGTGATGACATGGGACGGGAAAGAACTCGAATGGGAACCGGAAGAAACCGGTGAAATTGAAGATATTTCACCATTCAAGAAGGTAGGTGATGGTTTGATAGAACATTTTAGTCACGTACATCATCTAAATCTCGAGAAGTATGATAGTGTACGAGACGCAAGGAAACAATGTGAGGCGTGTGTCCTTCCTATCCACTTGCATGATTTCTACAACTGTATGCAATGTGACTTTTTTCTCCATGTAGTGTGTGCTTCTCTACCTAAGAAAGTGGATCATGCTTTGCATAATCATTCTATCATCCTCGACCCTCTACCCAATGATGGCAAACTGCAGTGCTCGGCTTGTTCTCGACTGTCCACTGGTTTCAAGTATAAGTGCGATAAAAAGGATTGCCAGATTAACTGGTTTAAGATAGATGTTTGCTGCTTTTTAGTTCCTGAGTATAGCACGAACAAAGTCCATGAACATCCTATATTCATCGCTCCATTCAATTACGACTACGAACCTTTTCGTTGCAATGGTTGTAAGAGAGGTCTTACCAAGAATCGTCTACAATGTAGTACTCTATGCGAGTTTTCCATTTGTTATGAATGCGCTACGATTCCAAATGAGTTACACTACAAATATGATAAACATCCTCTCACTCTTTGTTATGGAGAAGACACGGACGACAAGTATTGGTGTGAAGAATGCGAAAAGGAAGTGAAGCCGACAGAATGGTTCTACACGTGCAACAAATGTTGTATCACTATTCATCTACCTTGCTTATTCGGATGGTATGTTTATATGAAGCCTGGCTCTACTTTTAAATATAACTATCGTGACATGGCGGAAGTTCTTGGCAACAAGAGTAGCACTCGACCGATTTGCAGTGGGTGTGAGGATCGCTGTCGGGGTTCCACTTACTTCAAAGTCGACGTGAGGACTCTTTGTTCTTGGTGTCTTTTAAAAAGTCGATAG
- the LOC104770116 gene encoding uncharacterized protein LOC104770116 isoform X2, with the protein MEESNRHLHPAALYTKGCRLAHPTLPHTLFPKLSKNNKSNCFTCGKQVSTSSRGFHYHCIICQVDFHEECVNIPRKILHPFHLQHPLFLTYGKHENIIDGSNISDQGPYEDQGTSADPGKSGWGSIFDNCTWCGNYIPTPSSHPRMTVFYRCSICNFCLDTMCTQTKPPLTIENPKGHHHSLALFPRPLLVPCDACGLVNASEASYACFQCNYMVHQHCVDLPRVIKITRHPHRLSYSPYLPPPKSLCRVCYKTVDIKYGQYSCKDEDCSYVVHTKCATHVMTWDGKELEWEPEETGEIEDISPFKKVGDGLIEHFSHVHHLNLEKYDSVRDARKQCEACVLPIHLHDFYNCMQCDFFLHVVCASLPKKVDHALHNHSIILDPLPNDGKLQCSACSRLSTGFKYKCDKKDCQINWFKIDVCCFLVPEYSTNKVHEHPIFIAPFNYDYEPFRCNGCKRGLTKNRLQCSTLCEFSICYECATIPNELHYKYDKHPLTLCYGEDTDDKYWCEECEKEVKPTEWFYTCNKCCITIHLPCLFGWYVYMKPGSTFKYNYRDMAEVLGNKSSTRPICSGCEDRCRGSTYFKVDVRTLCSWCLLKSR; encoded by the exons ATGGAAGAGAGTAATAGGCATCTACACCCTGCTGCTTTATATACAAAAGGATGTCGTTTGGCTCATCCGACTCTTCCTCACACCCTTTTCCCTAAACTCAGCAAAAACAATAAGTCCAATTGCTTTACATGCGGGAAACAAGTATCCACATCTTCTCGAGGTTTCCATTACCACTGCATTATCTGCCAAGTGGATTTTCACGAAGAATGTGTAAATATTCCTAGAAAAATATTACATCCTTTTCACCTCCAACACCCTCTCTTTTTAACCTATGGAAAGCATGAAAATATCATCGACGGCAGCAATATAAGCGACCAAGGCCCTTATGAAGACCAAGGCACATCTGCAGATCCTGGTAAGTCTGGATGGGGTAGCATATTTGATAACTGTACTTGGTGTGGGAATTACATACCAACACCAAGTTCACATCCAAGAATGACAGTTTTCTATCGGTGTTCtatttgtaacttttgtttggaTACCATGTGcacacaaaccaaaccacctCTTACTATTGAAAACCCAAAAG GCCATCACCATTCACTCGCCCTTTTCCCCCGTCCACTATTAGTTCCTTGTGATGCTTGTGGATTGGTCAATGCTTCGGAAGCAAGTTATGCTTGTTTCCAATGTAATTATATGGTCCATCAACATTGTGTTGATTTACCACGCGTCATAAAGATCACGCGCCATCCTCACCGTCTCTCTTATTCTCCTTACCTTCCACCCCCAAAGTCATTATGTCGGGTTTGCTACAAGACCGTCGACATTAAATATGGTCAGTATTCTTGTAAAGACGAGGATTGCTCTTACGTAGTCCATACGAAATGTGCAACACATGTGATGACATGGGACGGGAAAGAACTCGAATGGGAACCGGAAGAAACCGGTGAAATTGAAGATATTTCACCATTCAAGAAGGTAGGTGATGGTTTGATAGAACATTTTAGTCACGTACATCATCTAAATCTCGAGAAGTATGATAGTGTACGAGACGCAAGGAAACAATGTGAGGCGTGTGTCCTTCCTATCCACTTGCATGATTTCTACAACTGTATGCAATGTGACTTTTTTCTCCATGTAGTGTGTGCTTCTCTACCTAAGAAAGTGGATCATGCTTTGCATAATCATTCTATCATCCTCGACCCTCTACCCAATGATGGCAAACTGCAGTGCTCGGCTTGTTCTCGACTGTCCACTGGTTTCAAGTATAAGTGCGATAAAAAGGATTGCCAGATTAACTGGTTTAAGATAGATGTTTGCTGCTTTTTAGTTCCTGAGTATAGCACGAACAAAGTCCATGAACATCCTATATTCATCGCTCCATTCAATTACGACTACGAACCTTTTCGTTGCAATGGTTGTAAGAGAGGTCTTACCAAGAATCGTCTACAATGTAGTACTCTATGCGAGTTTTCCATTTGTTATGAATGCGCTACGATTCCAAATGAGTTACACTACAAATATGATAAACATCCTCTCACTCTTTGTTATGGAGAAGACACGGACGACAAGTATTGGTGTGAAGAATGCGAAAAGGAAGTGAAGCCGACAGAATGGTTCTACACGTGCAACAAATGTTGTATCACTATTCATCTACCTTGCTTATTCGGATGGTATGTTTATATGAAGCCTGGCTCTACTTTTAAATATAACTATCGTGACATGGCGGAAGTTCTTGGCAACAAGAGTAGCACTCGACCGATTTGCAGTGGGTGTGAGGATCGCTGTCGGGGTTCCACTTACTTCAAAGTCGACGTGAGGACTCTTTGTTCTTGGTGTCTTTTAAAAAGTCGATAG